The genomic window TTCGCAGCCAGTTTGACCCGGAGAATTCCCATGATTCCTCTTTCCCGTTCACGTCCCTGCAGTTTTTTTGCAAACCAGCATCGGAAAAAGGTATTGCGTGATCCCGCCACCTGTGCGGCATGACTTTGGGGGAGATTGAATACCGGGCTTGACCGGGGATCTGTTTTGCCTTAACAGTTAACCTGCAGAACCTTCGCCCCTTTGATCCTCCGCCGCTTGATGTCCGTGAGCGCCTTGTTGGCTTCTTCGAAAGGATAAAGCTGTACTTCCGGCCTCATTTTCATCTTTTCCGCTATGGCCAGAAACTCTCTTACATCGCCTGCCGTGACATTGGCAACGCTTTTCATCTCTTTTTCCATCCAGAGATGCCTTGCGTAATCAAGCCGCATAAGAACATCCTGATCTTTCGACTCTTTTCGGATCGCGTTTATCACCAGACGGCCGGAAGGTTTGAGGTTCTCCATTGCAGAAAGTACCGGAAGCCAGACAGGTGTTGTATCGATAATCCCTGCAAGCGGTTCCGGCGATGTATCGGCCGTATCACCTGCCCATTCAGCGCCAAGCGAGAGGGCAAATTCGCGTTCTTGCGGGCTCCTCGCGAAAACGTGAACCGCTGAATCGGGATAGAGAAACCGCATCAACTTCAAAACAAGATGAGCCGACGCGCCGAAACCGGTTAGCCCCGCCGCCTGTCCGTTCTGCAGATTCAGGAGTTTCAACGAACGATATCCGACCGCTCCCGCACACAGCAAAGGAGCAGCTTCGGCATCTGAAAAAATTTCCGGAAGAGGGTAAGCATAAACTGCCGGAACAACCATGTATTCCGCATACCCGCCATGAGCATCCCGACCGGTCGCACGAAAGTCCTTGCAGAGATTTTCCTTCCCGTCAAGGCACAGCTCACATTCACCGCAAGCTGAATAAATCCACGCCACCCCTACCCTGCTGCCAATCTCGAGTTCACTCACCCCGGCACCCTGAGCAACAACCTCACTCACAACCTGATGCCCCGGAACAATCGGGAAAAAAGCCGGTGGCGTCCTCCCTTCTATCTCATCAAGCTCCGTATGACACACCCCGCACGTCCTCACCTTCAGCAACACCTCACCCGCCCCCGGTTCCGGAACCGGCATGTCAACCATGCTCAACGGTTCAGTGTTCTCCGATAGATCTGTGATGCATTCTATAACCTGAGCTTTCATGACAAGATCAAGATTCGTTCTCATTTCCAATAACCTCTTTTTAGAGAAACGACAACATTGACTAATCTGCGAAGAGTAAAAAACGAACAACACCGACCGTACCTTCTTTTGAAAAAGGCGTTTTTTATCGAATCGAGCCGTCCTCCCGAACTCCTTGTTCTTTCATTGCCTCAACTTCACAATAAACTGTAGTCCATTTCTCCCATTATCCAGCTGACCCAAATGAAAAAGTTGAACAGAAGCACAATACCAACTATCATAATCGGGATACCGATTATTAATCCTACAACTCTGTTCAACTTTTTTATAAGTGTTTT from Prosthecochloris marina includes these protein-coding regions:
- a CDS encoding zinc-dependent alcohol dehydrogenase family protein, whose product is MKAQVIECITDLSENTEPLSMVDMPVPEPGAGEVLLKVRTCGVCHTELDEIEGRTPPAFFPIVPGHQVVSEVVAQGAGVSELEIGSRVGVAWIYSACGECELCLDGKENLCKDFRATGRDAHGGYAEYMVVPAVYAYPLPEIFSDAEAAPLLCAGAVGYRSLKLLNLQNGQAAGLTGFGASAHLVLKLMRFLYPDSAVHVFARSPQEREFALSLGAEWAGDTADTSPEPLAGIIDTTPVWLPVLSAMENLKPSGRLVINAIRKESKDQDVLMRLDYARHLWMEKEMKSVANVTAGDVREFLAIAEKMKMRPEVQLYPFEEANKALTDIKRRRIKGAKVLQVNC